One region of Oxalobacteraceae bacterium OTU3CAMAD1 genomic DNA includes:
- a CDS encoding cation:proton antiporter, translating to MTFSPLELTLILLGSAVLGVVAFRMMHLPPMLGYLAVGILIGPHALGLAEQSEATHGLAEFGVVFLMFSIGLEFSLPKLMAMRGIVFGLGMAQVVFTIAATMLFGWTIATQLPPSVQISWQASFALGGALAMSSTAIVVKMLTERLELESEHGRKIIGILLFQDLAVVPLLILIPSLGQRPDALVETLAWAGLKAVIVLALLLFVGHRLMRGWFTIVVKRRSQELFMLNLLLITLGAAWITERAGLSLALGAFVAGMLISETEYRHQVEEDIKPFRDVLLGLFFITIGMLLNVRLVLENWWLVLVLLGGPVLLKFALIAGLAKLFGSSDGVSIRTGLALAQAGEFGFVLLNLAGGSKLMDPFIIQVVLASMVLSMLVAPFLIAKSDQIVMKVSSNEWMMQSLALTKIASRTMSTSKHVIVAGFGRSGQSLATLLSEENIEYHALDLDPERVQEAQAAGRQVSYGDAARRESLIAAGIYRASAVVITYASTPSALKVLHLVHELAPTLPVIVRAHDDTDLDRLKEAGATEVVPELMEGSLMLASHALVMLGVPLRRVVHRVQAAREERYASLRGYFRGVSDAGEDADLERLHSVTLDGGATAVGRPLGEIDVAGSGAEVTTVRRGKAQLDAGPDTVLEAGDVVVVRGGADAVARAESRLLR from the coding sequence ATGACGTTTTCACCCCTGGAATTAACCCTGATACTGCTCGGCAGCGCCGTGTTGGGCGTGGTCGCTTTCCGCATGATGCACCTGCCGCCGATGCTCGGCTACCTGGCCGTCGGCATCCTGATCGGTCCCCACGCGCTGGGCCTGGCCGAACAAAGCGAGGCCACCCACGGACTGGCCGAGTTCGGCGTGGTGTTCCTGATGTTCTCCATCGGCCTCGAATTCTCGCTCCCCAAACTGATGGCCATGCGCGGCATCGTCTTCGGGCTCGGCATGGCGCAGGTGGTGTTCACCATCGCCGCCACCATGCTGTTCGGCTGGACGATCGCCACCCAGCTGCCCCCCTCCGTCCAGATCAGCTGGCAAGCCTCGTTCGCGCTCGGCGGCGCGCTGGCCATGTCGTCGACCGCCATCGTGGTCAAGATGCTGACCGAGCGGCTCGAGCTCGAAAGCGAACACGGCCGTAAGATCATCGGCATCCTGCTGTTCCAGGATCTGGCCGTGGTGCCGCTGCTGATCCTGATCCCGTCGCTGGGCCAGCGCCCCGACGCGCTGGTCGAGACGCTGGCCTGGGCCGGCCTCAAGGCCGTCATCGTGCTGGCGCTGCTGCTGTTCGTCGGCCACCGCCTGATGCGCGGCTGGTTCACCATCGTCGTCAAGCGCCGCTCGCAAGAGCTGTTCATGCTCAACCTGCTCTTGATCACCCTGGGCGCGGCCTGGATCACCGAGCGCGCCGGCCTGTCGCTCGCGCTGGGCGCCTTCGTGGCCGGCATGCTTATCTCCGAGACCGAATACCGGCACCAGGTGGAGGAGGACATCAAGCCCTTCCGCGACGTGCTGCTGGGGCTGTTCTTCATCACCATCGGCATGCTGCTCAACGTTCGCCTGGTGCTGGAGAACTGGTGGCTGGTGCTGGTGTTGCTGGGCGGCCCGGTACTGCTGAAATTCGCGCTGATCGCCGGCCTGGCCAAGCTGTTCGGCTCGTCGGACGGCGTCTCGATCCGCACCGGCCTGGCGCTGGCGCAGGCCGGCGAGTTCGGCTTCGTGCTGCTGAACCTGGCCGGCGGCAGCAAGCTGATGGACCCGTTCATCATCCAGGTGGTGCTGGCGTCGATGGTGCTGTCGATGTTGGTGGCGCCGTTCCTCATCGCCAAGTCGGACCAGATCGTCATGAAGGTATCGAGCAACGAGTGGATGATGCAATCGCTGGCGCTGACCAAGATCGCCAGCCGCACCATGTCCACCAGCAAGCATGTGATTGTCGCCGGCTTCGGCCGCAGCGGCCAGAGCCTGGCGACCCTGCTGAGCGAGGAAAACATCGAGTATCACGCGCTCGACCTCGACCCCGAGCGGGTGCAGGAGGCCCAGGCGGCCGGGCGGCAAGTGTCGTACGGCGACGCCGCGCGGCGCGAGAGCCTGATCGCGGCCGGCATCTACCGCGCCAGCGCGGTGGTGATCACCTACGCCAGCACGCCGTCGGCGCTCAAGGTGCTGCACCTGGTGCACGAGCTGGCGCCGACATTGCCGGTGATCGTGCGCGCGCACGACGACACCGACCTGGACCGGCTCAAGGAGGCCGGCGCGACCGAGGTGGTGCCGGAACTGATGGAGGGCAGCCTGATGCTGGCCTCGCACGCGCTGGTGATGCTGGGCGTGCCGCTGCGGCGCGTGGTGCACCGGGTGCAGGCCGCGCGCGAGGAACGCTACGCGTCGCTGCGCGGCTACTTCCGTGGCGTCAGCGACGCCGGCGAGGATGCCGACCTGGAGCGGCTGCACTCGGTCACCCTGGACGGCGGCGCCACCGCCGTCGGCCGCCCGCTGGGCGAGATCGACGTGGCCGGCTCGGGCGCCGAGGTGACCACCGTCCGGCGCGGCAAGGCGCAGCTCGACGCGGGGCCGGACACGGTGCTCGAGGCGGGCGACGTGGTGGTGGTGCGCGGCGGGGCGGACGCCGTCGCGCGCGCGGAAAGCCGGTTGCTGCGCTAG
- a CDS encoding MOSC N-terminal beta barrel domain-containing protein, with the protein MPILSALTLYPIKSCAGVPLQEATLTTAGLMTEQIYDREWMVVDEDGVGMTQREHPRMALITPTLKANTLELRAPGMLRLEIPLGLPDPDLAPTLSTQIWDHTILAYDCDDLTAEWFTKAIGVPCRLARFHANATRAVSETWTKGVPATTLFSDGYPILVVGESSLDDLNDKLRGAGREAIPMNRFRPNLVVGGIEAFEEDYAESFQMGDALLKPVKPCPRCPMPSIDQATGVYGPNPLDLMQGYRAKPELDGAVCFGMNSILITGDGQRVRVGQEIVVTLAF; encoded by the coding sequence ATGCCCATCCTTTCCGCCCTCACGCTGTATCCGATCAAATCCTGCGCCGGCGTGCCGCTGCAGGAAGCCACGCTGACCACGGCGGGGTTGATGACCGAGCAGATCTACGACCGCGAATGGATGGTCGTCGACGAGGACGGCGTGGGCATGACGCAACGCGAGCATCCGCGCATGGCGCTCATCACTCCCACGCTGAAAGCCAACACCCTGGAGCTGCGCGCGCCCGGCATGCTGCGCCTGGAAATCCCGCTCGGCCTGCCCGACCCGGACCTGGCGCCGACCTTGTCCACGCAAATCTGGGACCACACCATCCTGGCCTACGACTGCGACGACCTGACGGCCGAATGGTTCACCAAGGCCATCGGCGTGCCGTGCCGCCTGGCGCGCTTCCACGCCAACGCCACCCGCGCCGTCAGCGAGACCTGGACCAAGGGCGTGCCGGCCACCACCTTGTTCTCGGACGGCTATCCGATCCTGGTGGTGGGCGAGTCCTCGCTTGACGACCTCAACGATAAGCTGCGCGGCGCCGGGCGCGAGGCGATCCCGATGAACCGCTTCCGGCCCAACCTCGTCGTCGGCGGCATCGAGGCCTTCGAGGAGGACTACGCCGAGTCGTTCCAGATGGGCGACGCGCTGCTCAAGCCGGTCAAACCGTGCCCGCGCTGTCCGATGCCGTCGATCGACCAGGCCACCGGCGTGTACGGCCCCAACCCCCTCGATCTCATGCAAGGCTACCGCGCCAAACCCGAGCTTGACGGCGCGGTCTGCTTCGGCATGAACAGCATCCTGATCACCGGCGACGGCCAACGCGTGCGCGTCGGTCAGGAAATCGTCGTTACACTGGCGTTTTAA
- a CDS encoding KpsF/GutQ family sugar-phosphate isomerase, whose product MLKAFDAKMAGNALRLARETLQNEADAIAALNARLGDDDSVVRAIELLLNCKGRVVVSGIGKSGHIGRKIAATLASTGTPALFVHPAEAAHGDLGMVTADDAFIAISYSGESAELMTILPVVKRMGSKVIAMTGKPGSSLAEIADVHLNVAVAKEACPMNLAPTTSTTVTLALGDALAVALLDLRGFREEDFARSHPGGALGRRLLTHVRDVMRSGDDVPKVGADVKLTEALLEITQKGMGMTAIVDADGKPVGVFTDGDLRRMIEKVQDFTKVVIRDVMHPNPRSISPEKLAVDAVAVMEQYRINQMLVTDADGKLVGALHIHDLTRAKVI is encoded by the coding sequence ATGCTGAAAGCTTTCGACGCAAAAATGGCCGGGAACGCCTTACGGCTGGCCCGTGAAACGTTGCAAAACGAGGCAGACGCCATCGCCGCCCTGAATGCCCGCCTGGGCGACGACGACAGCGTGGTGCGCGCCATCGAACTGTTGCTAAATTGCAAGGGTAGAGTAGTGGTGTCGGGCATCGGCAAGTCCGGCCACATCGGCCGCAAGATCGCCGCGACGCTGGCCTCGACCGGCACGCCGGCGCTGTTCGTGCATCCGGCCGAGGCCGCGCACGGCGACCTCGGCATGGTCACCGCCGACGACGCCTTCATCGCCATTTCGTATTCCGGCGAGAGCGCCGAACTGATGACCATCTTGCCTGTGGTGAAACGCATGGGCAGCAAGGTCATCGCGATGACCGGCAAGCCCGGCTCGAGCCTGGCCGAGATCGCCGACGTCCACCTGAACGTGGCCGTGGCCAAGGAAGCCTGCCCGATGAACCTGGCGCCGACGACGTCGACCACGGTCACCCTGGCGCTGGGCGACGCGCTGGCCGTCGCGCTGCTGGACCTGCGCGGCTTCCGCGAGGAAGATTTCGCGCGCTCCCATCCGGGCGGCGCGCTGGGCCGGCGCCTGTTGACGCACGTGCGCGACGTCATGCGCAGCGGCGACGACGTGCCGAAGGTCGGCGCCGACGTCAAACTGACGGAGGCGCTGCTGGAGATCACGCAAAAAGGCATGGGCATGACCGCCATCGTCGACGCCGACGGCAAGCCGGTCGGCGTGTTCACCGACGGCGACCTGCGCCGCATGATCGAGAAGGTCCAGGACTTCACCAAGGTGGTGATCCGCGACGTGATGCACCCGAATCCGCGCAGCATCTCGCCGGAAAAACTGGCGGTCGACGCCGTGGCCGTGATGGAGCAGTACCGCATCAACCAGATGCTGGTGACCGACGCCGATGGCAAGCTGGTCGGCGCGCTGCACATCCACGACCTGACCCGAGCAAAGGTAATCTGA
- a CDS encoding sensor domain-containing diguanylate cyclase, protein MTQTATGKVTTPTDHATRANDLAAENQALRARMAYLLEQAERNHSIMTRHQAFDLNIVGAANFPELVGTIFRVLPVISELDSVTLSLVDEGADIREVMLKLDVVFADFPDLIFVEELDGLGFDLGQRGPGAPPPKPLLGMYDAQRHARPFPNAPAGLQSVALVPLLRNKRVIGSLNLGSRDPTRFTPSLGTDFIEHMASIIAICLENVISNEMLKYIGLTDSLTGVYNRRYIDRRLLEEIARARRQSYPISFMYIDIDHFKRVNDTVGHGGGDEVLREVATRIKNELRASDALARFGGEEFVVLLIDANLESAAFVAERIRSSVAGTMIALTPSLQLSVTVSIGVACLNPGDTDGDPVTVARTWIAQADTLLYVAKEAGRNRVVSVPPEPADCLPK, encoded by the coding sequence ATGACGCAAACCGCAACTGGCAAAGTAACGACGCCGACCGACCACGCAACGCGCGCGAACGATCTGGCGGCCGAAAACCAGGCTTTGCGGGCACGCATGGCTTATCTGCTGGAACAGGCCGAACGCAACCACTCGATCATGACGCGCCACCAGGCGTTCGACCTGAACATCGTCGGCGCAGCCAATTTCCCCGAGCTGGTCGGCACCATCTTCCGCGTGCTGCCGGTGATCTCCGAGCTCGACAGCGTCACCCTGAGCCTGGTCGACGAGGGCGCCGACATCCGCGAGGTCATGCTCAAGCTGGACGTGGTGTTCGCCGATTTTCCCGACCTGATCTTCGTCGAGGAGCTCGACGGCCTCGGTTTCGACCTGGGCCAGCGCGGCCCGGGCGCGCCGCCGCCCAAGCCGTTGTTGGGCATGTACGACGCGCAGCGCCACGCGCGGCCGTTCCCGAACGCGCCGGCCGGGCTGCAAAGTGTGGCATTGGTGCCGCTGCTGCGTAACAAACGCGTCATCGGCAGCCTGAACCTGGGCAGCCGCGATCCGACCCGCTTCACGCCCAGCCTGGGCACCGACTTCATCGAGCACATGGCGTCGATCATCGCCATCTGCCTGGAAAACGTCATCAGTAACGAGATGCTCAAGTACATCGGCCTGACCGACTCGCTGACCGGCGTCTACAACCGCCGCTACATCGACCGCCGGCTGCTCGAGGAGATCGCCCGCGCGCGGCGCCAGTCGTACCCGATCTCGTTCATGTACATCGACATCGACCACTTCAAGCGCGTCAACGACACCGTCGGCCATGGCGGCGGCGACGAGGTGCTGCGCGAGGTGGCCACCCGCATCAAGAACGAGCTGCGCGCCTCCGACGCGCTGGCCCGCTTCGGCGGCGAGGAGTTCGTCGTGCTGCTGATCGACGCCAATCTGGAGAGCGCCGCCTTCGTGGCCGAGCGCATCCGCTCGAGCGTGGCCGGCACGATGATCGCGCTCACGCCGTCGCTGCAATTGTCGGTGACGGTGTCGATCGGCGTGGCCTGCCTCAATCCCGGCGACACCGACGGCGACCCGGTCACCGTGGCGCGCACCTGGATCGCCCAGGCCGACACCTTGCTGTACGTGGCCAAGGAAGCGGGCCGCAACCGCGTGGTCAGCGTGCCGCCGGAACCGGCGGACTGCCTTCCCAAATGA
- a CDS encoding DUF6055 domain-containing protein, protein MTIRHAGAGAKPAPLYTLLQRLVLAAAFGAVVPLTTASAQVVDQGTTATAWGPATVRGPAVTPGTWRAGGPNPEQANFRLVKESTHFAFYSDETLSDADLNLAADTLENVVWQNLFNANLFMPEPFFNRADKIKPAIHIHSGWGLTGGAWVDSQRALHMGMWIAPAALRDRWGLTHEFTHGWQSWSNYNGGLACNQSNTCGWIFESHANFTPHQLPEYQSEVHCSEMLPNAPHLYLGSSRDRYCNWQFMEYLKDKHGSEAVTQIWTTPGGDPFTNIQTSRGWSVSQLNDFIGDWATHNVVWDYKATPAAFRNSYGNITSADKAERKRRLMPLEALDNNWTTNRRFASPFYGAPQRFGYNVVRLYPVNGATTVTVKFRGVNQSGSDADFRWALVATNTQFTSARRSALQKGLNADLTFAVNPGEPLFMVVAATPSAFKTIVWDQDYNTIWRYPYMIELANAWPQGFQNGQRDACPAGTVRHANGAGCAPSGTPSTVYVGPYAAILPGGRASGTARIEDQAIIANGSVTGGTVGGLSVVGVTGSNWGNNSFNVSGSAQVRTSFYPLGFFEPNQGASGTLNLYGDVEYRGAGLNLGAGNRSGFVDAGSTVGSATDINPRTTLIWRP, encoded by the coding sequence ATGACGATCCGCCACGCAGGCGCCGGGGCCAAGCCCGCGCCGTTGTACACATTGCTGCAACGTTTAGTCCTGGCCGCCGCGTTCGGCGCTGTCGTGCCGTTGACGACGGCGTCGGCCCAGGTCGTCGACCAGGGCACGACGGCCACCGCCTGGGGCCCGGCGACGGTCCGGGGACCGGCCGTCACGCCCGGCACCTGGCGCGCCGGCGGACCCAACCCCGAACAAGCCAACTTCAGGCTGGTCAAGGAATCGACCCACTTCGCCTTCTACTCGGACGAGACGCTGTCCGACGCCGACCTCAACCTGGCCGCCGACACGCTGGAGAACGTCGTCTGGCAAAACCTGTTCAACGCCAACCTGTTCATGCCCGAACCGTTCTTCAACCGGGCCGACAAGATCAAGCCGGCGATCCACATCCATTCCGGCTGGGGCCTGACCGGCGGCGCCTGGGTGGACAGCCAGCGCGCGCTGCACATGGGCATGTGGATCGCGCCGGCGGCGCTGCGGGACCGCTGGGGCCTGACCCACGAGTTCACGCACGGCTGGCAGTCGTGGAGCAACTACAACGGCGGCCTGGCCTGCAACCAGTCCAACACCTGCGGCTGGATCTTCGAGAGCCATGCCAACTTCACGCCGCACCAGCTGCCCGAATACCAGAGCGAGGTGCATTGCTCCGAGATGCTGCCGAACGCGCCGCACCTGTACCTCGGCTCGTCCCGCGACCGCTATTGCAATTGGCAATTCATGGAGTACCTGAAGGACAAGCATGGTTCGGAGGCGGTCACGCAGATCTGGACCACCCCGGGGGGCGACCCGTTCACCAACATCCAGACCTCGCGCGGCTGGAGCGTCTCGCAGCTCAACGACTTCATCGGCGACTGGGCCACGCACAACGTGGTGTGGGACTATAAGGCGACGCCGGCCGCCTTCCGCAACAGCTACGGCAACATCACCTCGGCCGACAAGGCCGAACGCAAGCGCAGGCTGATGCCGCTGGAGGCCCTGGACAACAATTGGACGACCAACCGCCGCTTCGCTTCGCCGTTCTACGGCGCGCCGCAGCGCTTCGGCTACAACGTTGTGCGGCTGTACCCGGTCAACGGCGCGACGACGGTGACGGTCAAGTTCCGTGGCGTCAACCAGTCGGGCTCGGACGCCGACTTCCGCTGGGCGCTGGTGGCGACCAACACGCAGTTCACGTCGGCGCGCCGCAGCGCATTGCAAAAGGGCCTGAACGCCGACCTGACGTTCGCCGTCAATCCGGGCGAGCCGCTGTTCATGGTGGTGGCGGCCACGCCCTCGGCCTTCAAGACCATCGTCTGGGACCAGGACTACAACACCATCTGGCGCTATCCGTACATGATCGAGCTGGCCAACGCCTGGCCGCAGGGCTTCCAGAACGGCCAGCGCGACGCCTGTCCGGCGGGCACCGTGCGCCACGCCAACGGCGCCGGCTGCGCGCCGTCCGGCACGCCTTCCACGGTCTACGTCGGCCCCTACGCCGCCATCCTGCCAGGCGGCCGGGCCAGCGGCACCGCGCGCATCGAGGACCAGGCCATCATCGCCAATGGTTCGGTCACCGGCGGCACGGTGGGTGGCTTGAGCGTGGTCGGCGTGACCGGCAGTAACTGGGGCAACAACAGCTTCAATGTGTCGGGCTCGGCCCAGGTGCGCACCAGCTTCTATCCGCTGGGCTTCTTCGAGCCGAACCAGGGCGCCTCGGGCACCTTGAACCTGTACGGCGACGTCGAGTACCGGGGGGCGGGCCTGAACCTGGGCGCGGGCAACCGCTCCGGCTTCGTGGACGCCGGCTCGACCGTGGGTTCGGCCACCGACATCAACCCCAGGACCACCCTGATCTGGCGGCCCTGA